The Naumovozyma dairenensis CBS 421 chromosome 8, complete genome genomic sequence TACAAATTCAAGAGGAAAAACTTCccttgaatttgaattccACAAAGCATTCGAAAGAGCCTCATGCtgttaaagaaatattaaacaATATAGAGGCAGACGCAATGGATACCATTGAATATgtacaaaaattattagagaatatcaaatattccaatatttctctaattgatattgaaaaagattGTTATATGCTTATGGATACTATTAAACAAATGCTACGGTTTACtgatttcatcattaacCATAACGAAATTATACGACGTAATGATGAAGGAGAAGACGGAACACTGAGGGAAAATTTCCAATGGATTGTAACAAGCTTGAAGGATTGTAATTCAAGAATGACGACATTGTTAGTGGGTAATTCTGAATTGGTCAACACAAAGGAGGGACCGCAAGAAAATGATGTCATTATTGATACCAAATTTAAACAAAGCTTGGCAGGAGTTTCCTTTGACATAGCGAAATGTAcaaaagaattaattaaagcAATCAGAAATTTTGCAGTTCTGTagttattgaaaaaaatcataGGACTCatataaaagaaagacCAATGGGATTGTTTTTGCTTTATATACATCATAGGTATActctatatatttacacgattacttttttttcttttataaaTTCTTATATTACTGTTATTTGAACTATACTTGTTTCTCATTTTGAGCTGTATTATTAAACATATCATTCGTAATATCAATCAAGCTTGGAGTCGTTAGAGATGGAGATTTTTTTGAGGATGTCGTTGAAGATGGCAATAGAgtattaataaattcaatagtCTTTTGTTCCCCATTAGTTATCAATATGGCGCCAATgattgaattcaaaatagTAGATAAAACAGTGGCTTCCCCATTAAAAGTATCAATTTGTTGATCAGTATCAATGGGGATTATACTGTTTGAATCTCTCTTCTTCCAAAAGATGTATTTTTCCAATCCGATTGATTTTATATATGTCGATAGAGTATCTTTCGAAACCAAAGATCTATTAAAGGGAGTTCCCAATGCTCTTAAATTAATATTCTGTTCAGTATTACTTCGAATTGAGAAAACTGAAGCTCTAAACTTCAAGAATTGTGATCCTAAaagatttaatttttcattataagGTTTTGTACCATGAGCAAATGATTTATGAGTCAAACATtgtaaaagaatattatttggtatggaaatatttaaattttccaaatttaatttcttattaatatcattgaaaaatttagaaTCTGTGGCATTGGCTTTGCCATCAACTTCAGTATATGATAATCCATGAGGGTTAACTAAGTACGTCTTAGGATCTCTTTTCAGACCTTGAATTCTTGAACCTGAATGGAGATACGTTATAATGTTTCTAGTTTGGTATTTGGCACCGAGGGACCTTATTCTTGAGAGAGAAGCCAACTGTCTTTCAAGCAACATGATGATGTATTGCGGGTATGGATATGAATAATGAGGTTCGTTTGCCAACAAGATCAGTCACTCCATTTGTTCTTCCCAATATAAAGGTGAAGTTCAATAAGTAAAATGTTAAATCGTGCGTTCTCGTCATATAAGTTTGTTCGCTTCGCCTTTAACTTcgaaaatatcattaagaATAACGAGCGTCTCAgtaaagaagaacaattttatatatatatattacagGAGAAGAgacataaaaaaaattggtaCCGCATTCATATTGCCTATGTCCTTAAGTGTCGATCCATCGTTCTTCAATAGGATTGCAAAACCGTAACTCTCTGCACACTAATGAGCTCAATGTCCCATGTCCAGCTTAACGATCAGTTGCCTTGATATGCTGTACATAACCGACAGTACTCGCTGGCAATAAGTTACATGATTCATGGCGAGTTCTCGTTTGCCCTACACAACTAAAAATTTTGACCGCTAAATGGACCGAATTTGTGACAGAGATATAAACGTTTGGTATAGACCCCTTCCATTTGAGATTGTATACTAACTGCATACTTgattaagaaaaaaaaatcatcgTATACATTAACTTGGATATGATTATACTATATTATCTACTGATGTTGGTTGTTTAGTGAGGTAGAGGTGTTGATTTATATCGTTGGGTTCAGTTTGGGAAACAGTGAAATCTAGTTGAAGAGTATAACGAATATCTACACAATGAGGTTTGTTTAAACGTAGTAAGGTTAAATCTGTCTAATGtttccatatttttgtGTAAGATTGCTTTAAACATTTGTggataaaaaatatatatcaagTAAAGGGCGACActtaaatttgaaaacgGTGGAAGATGTAGCTTCTCTGGGAGTTATTCACACTCCAGCTTTGATCTTCTTGAGATTACCGTAATGAGACTTGTTACAGGTATATGGAAGTGTCCTGAAATATTTTGTGGTCAAGTTGTAGGTCCCATTTTGAATGTGGAGAAACGAGAACCAGGATAAGACCGCGCTGAAAATAGGTTATCTAAAGTTACTAATATCTACAGAATAGAAGTCTTGATATTCTTCATTCATAGCTTATAAAATTTTACCAAAAAGTTAAGGCCTTTTACACTTATAGAAATATGGATATCTGACTTATCGCACCATGTATTTCTGTTCTTCATCCGTCGTAAATATTTGAGACCCAgtaaattataaatatttagtaTTCTACATTCAAGGAACGTCGTCGTACAGGGGTTACCTGGATTTAGATGTTTCCTTCTGTATAATATCTTATAAGAATTCAATAATCTGCACATGTAGAACATGATTTTCCCTTATTGGGAACTCTTGAATAATATCCAGTAGATAATTTCATTCCATTTTACTATATAATATCCATGCTGACGCAAACGTTTACTTCTCGTCTATAATTCTCCGTGTCCTGTATGCGGTGGACGGCATGAGTATTGTGAAAACCGCGGACCTTTCGGtcagaaataaaatatataattattgtGTCGCAGAAAGCTGGCGCCATTTTTGATGTCACAAACATCCCAGATAGTGGCCAAAAAAAAGGGGACAACATTACATGCTTTTGTAGGCACTTTTATCGTGCACTCTACTCAGTCGTTCACGTGCAGCTGACAAAATCTGGAACCATAGACTACGTAAGAGTTATTTTGTGGTAATAGTTAACGATCATTTATAATTATACATACGGTAATTTCTCACGTAATACACAATCGGGCCCTTCAAACAATTGTTGCAAGGGAACCCTTCCTGTTACTTCAAAAAATGGAAGAAGTAGCACACAAGTATACTTTACTTCCTTGTTGGTACAGGCTCTCACTCAAAACAAGCCATTCTTTCTAATATAAGATATAGAACTAACTAAAAGCTGGAAATCGTAACATCAtcaatcattcaaataGTATACTATCTAAAGAAAGACGTATTACTTTATTCAACGGAAGAGCAACAGAAGAACACAAGGTAGAAATAGTCCTATACATACAAAACAAGctacaaaagaaaataaactaAATATGAGTgctttttccttttcttcatcgGATTCTGAAATAGGAGAGAAATGGGTTCCAGATGCAGTGCAAGGAAAGCATAACGGCAACGATCATCCGGATCATTCGGATTCTGATGGTCAACTTAGTGATAAATGGAATATGATTGATGTAGATATTAAAGAAGGTGTTGGTTccaatgatgatgataagatGAAGGCTTTTAGGGTAACTTCGGCTGAGTCTACTTCAGAGTGTTTACAATACAATGATAACTATGATTCACTTTCTCCAACTTCTTCTCATTCCCGTTCGGAGTATTCTTCTTCCGCCTCGGACTCCGGATCCGCCTCCGAACCATCATCTTCCGATACCGtctcttcttcaaatagTTCTGCTGttttattagaattatcttcaatgtcaaatgaaaatgatgctgatattttatcaaatacGAGCAGTGATGACTCGTCGTCTATTGCTGTCTCGAATACTgcttttaataataatattaataacggtaataataaagaaaatggcCCTAATTTTATAGAGAAACTTTCAACTTCTCGTGATACTTTAGTGAACCccatgaataataatgctgAAAGAAACACTAATAGGATGGGAGGAGCAATAGCAGTAAAACCAACGTCTAGTAAGAATAATAGACCAAATTATGGGGTTTCTGATTTATTAGAACTTTCCTCTCCTCCAACTTATCAACACTTATTCCAACCAAATACTAACAAGTCACAACATTTAAATTCACCTGGATTTGGTACAGCTCTAGATTCAACTTTCTGTTCTCCTTCAGACATTTCACTTAGATTTAATTC encodes the following:
- the MRPL15 gene encoding mitochondrial 54S ribosomal protein mL57 (similar to Saccharomyces cerevisiae MRPL15 (YLR312W-A); ancestral locus Anc_4.40), producing the protein MLLERQLASLSRIRSLGAKYQTRNIITYLHSGSRIQGLKRDPKTYLVNPHGLSYTEVDGKANATDSKFFNDINKKLNLENLNISIPNNILLQCLTHKSFAHGTKPYNEKLNLLGSQFLKFRASVFSIRSNTEQNINLRALGTPFNRSLVSKDTLSTYIKSIGLEKYIFWKKRDSNSIIPIDTDQQIDTFNGEATVLSTILNSIIGAILITNGEQKTIEFINTLLPSSTTSSKKSPSLTTPSLIDITNDMFNNTAQNEKQV